A stretch of the Vigna radiata var. radiata cultivar VC1973A chromosome 7, Vradiata_ver6, whole genome shotgun sequence genome encodes the following:
- the LOC106767147 gene encoding truncated transcription factor CAULIFLOWER A-like — translation MGRGRVQLKRIENKINRQVTFSKRRAGLLKKAHEISVLCDAEVALIVFSHKGKLFEYATDSCMEKILERYERYAYAERQLVANDSESQGNWTIEYTRLKAKIDLLQRNHRHYMGEDLGSMSLKELQSLEQQLDTALKQIRTRRNQLMYESISELQKKEKVIQEQNNMLAKKIKEKEKVAAQQAQWEHPNHGVNASFLLPQPLLNMGGNYREEAPEVGRNELDLTLEPLYSCHLGCF, via the exons ATGGGAAGGGGTAGGGTTCAGCTGAAGAGAATAGAGAACAAGATCAATCGCCAGGTAACCTTCTCCAAAAGGAGAGCTGGGTTACTCAAGAAAGCACACGAGATCTCTGTGCTCTGTGACGCTGAGGTCGCTTTGATTGTCTTCTCCCACAAAGGAAAGCTCTTTGAATATGCCACTGATTCTTG CATGGAGAAGATACTGGAACGCTATGAAAGGTATGCCTATGCTGAGAGACAACTTGTTGCCAATGATTCCGAATCACAG GGAAATTGGACCATTGAGTACACCAGACTCAAGGCAAAGATTGACCTTTTGCAGAGAAACCATAG GCACTATATGGGAGAAGATTTAGGTTCAATGAGCCTAAAAGAGCTTCAGAGTCTGGAGCAGCAGTTAGATACTGCTCTCAAACAAATTCGTACCCGCAGA AACCAACTCATGTACGAGTCGATCTCGGAGCTTCAGAAGAAG GAGAAAGTTATACAGGAGCAGAATAACATGCTTGCAAAGAAG ataaaggagaaagaaaaggtTGCAGCACAGCAGGCACAATGGGAGCATCCAAACCATGGAGTTAATGCATCTTTCTTGCTACCTCAGCCACTTCTGAACATGGG tgGCAATTATCGTGAGGAAGCACCAGAAGTAGGAAGGAATGAACTTGACCTCACTCTGGAACCCTTGTATTCCTGCCACCTTGGATGCTTTTGA
- the LOC106765972 gene encoding uncharacterized protein LOC106765972 codes for MENANGPNSIKLKGNSDEEVFQVNEEVEVRRVEEGFLGSWHPGIVIKCGKVKCFVRYKNVLKSDGSGYLVTAVRVSKASESSKYSMRGFIRPPPPWVEFGRFNLNYGLCVDVNCQGAWWEGVILDQCDGMLKRSVFFPDLGDEMQIEIRQLRITQDWNEVTRQWELRGNWVFLELLEEYQNGSFVGVSAKQMWYDVLVKKRFGMRGEWAYNQKELYREAVLGVVDDYLTLRVNKVFSVLDFPPEQESVEPMASIDLNMALSDRDNFVQKEAAPLVEEVLPEFEIEIDLEGDPEVDSGERCENSRGSKAKISKSQSNRLAPQGSGKRVTKASAASSLLPPDKPLTILSWLMDNKMVFPRSTVYYYNEKAWYHAVSSWTRGKVTRSGIKCYCCNIVYSFVGFENHASGVNTCTPSACIFLKDGKSLLECQMEIMQNLVRRESSEKPSINFPLEENDLICSLCLYGGELILCDQCPSSFHMTCLGLEHIPDGQWLCPQCRCGICRQSKLDEDEDGHAALTCVQCEHKYHVRCLENGGIDLSRCSENWFCGKSCEKIHNGLHELLGKPVLVGVDNLTWTLVKFIEPGCDDVGRIRHDNSVAENYSKLNLALAVMHECFESLKQSLSSRDIIEDVIFGRRSELRRLNFQGFYTVLLERNEEVVSVATVRVHGEKVAEVPFVGTRLHYRRHGFCRILMSGLEQLLMQLGVGRLVLPAVPSTLKTWTDSFGFAKMTVSERSKFLDNTFLNFEGSIMCHKLLITIPPPYSGFLIPNFEKSHSRCHVLPQYTVDLNQSISVSEGGMIYQQTGNTCSGNNNGDNNDFVTSVTVPVNNMEKEVPGDQQYLNGSSSQLVHEKQGDEYNSQKKVRYLHKGSF; via the exons ATGGAAAATGCTAATGGTCCTAACAGCATCAAGCTTAAAGGAAATTCTGATGAGGAAGTATTTCAAGTGAATGAAGAGGTGGAg GTGCGGCGTGTAGAGGAGGGGTTCCTAGGATCATGGCACCCTGGGATAGTTATCAAGTGTGGAAAGGTGAAGTGCTTTGTCAGATACAAGAATGTTCTAAAAAGTGACGGTTCGGGTTATCTTGTAACTGCAGTGAGGGTTTCAAAAGCATCGGAATCTTCCAAGTATAGCATGCGGGGGTTCATTCGGCCACCGCCACCTTGGGTTGAGTTTGGGAGATTTAACCTTAACTATGGTTTGTGCGTGGATGTAAACTGTCAGGGAGCTTGGTGGGAAGGAGTTATACTTGATCAGTGCGATGGAATGCTGAAAAGGAGCGTGTTTTTTCCAGATTTGGGTGATGAAATGCAGATTGAAATTCGTCAACTGCGGATTACTCAGGACTGGAATGAAGTTACACGACAATGGGAACTAAGAGGAAACTGGGTGTTTCTTGAATTGCTGGAGGAGTATCAGAATGGATCATTTGTTGGAGTTTCAGCTAAACAAATGTGGTATGATGTACTGGTAAAAAAGAGATTTGGCATGAGGGGAGAGTGGGCATATAATCAGAAAGAATTGTACAGGGAAGCAGTGTTAGGTGTAGTTGATGACTACTTAACTCTTAGAGTGAACAAAGTTTTCTCAGTTTTAGACTTCCCACCAGAGCAAGAATCAGTTGAACCAATGGCCAGTATTGATTTGAACATGGCCTTGTCTGATAGAGATAATTTTGTCCAGAAAGAAGCTGCTCCTCTTGTTGAAGAGGTTTTACCTGAGTTTGAAATAGAAATTGACCTTGAAGGTGATCCTGAAGTAGATTCTGGTGAGAGATGTGAAAACTCAAGGGGTTCAAAGGCCAAAATATCTAAGAGTCAAAGCAATAGATTGGCTCCACAAGGATCAGGGAAGAGGGTGACAAAGGCGTCTGCTGCCTCTAGTCTTTTACCTCCGGATAAACCTCTAACTATTCTGTCTTGGTTGATGGACAACAAGATGGTGTTTCCAAGATCTACCGTATATTATTACAATGAAAAAGCATGGTACCATGCAGTTTCAAGTTGGACTAGAGGGAAAGTAACTCGCAGTGGAATCAAGTGTTACTGTTGTAACATAGTTTACAGttttgttgggtttgaaaatCATGCTAGTGGAGTGAATACCTGCACACCATCTGCTTGTATTTTTTTGAAAGATGGTAAATCACTCTTAGAATGCCAAATGGAAATAATGCAAAATCTGGTGAGAAGAGAAAGTAGCGAAAAACCAAGCATTAATTTCCCTTTGGAAGAGAATGACTTGATTTGTTCGCTTTGCCTCTATGGTGGTGAACTTATTTTATGTGATCAATGTCCATCTTCATTTCATATGACGTGTCTTGGGTTGGAG CATATCCCTGATGGTCAATGGCTTTGCCCACAATGTCGTTGTGGTATTTGTCGCCAAAGCAAACTAGACGAAGATGAGGATGGCCATGCTGCCCTTACTTGCGTACAGTGTGAACATAAAT ACCATGTTAGGTGCCTGGAAAATGGAGGCATAGATTTATCAAGATGTTCAGAAAACTGGTTCTGTGGAAAAAGCTGCGAAAAG ATACACAATGGCCTTCATGAGCTATTAGGAAAGCCAGTTTTAGTGGGTGTGGACAATCTAACATGGACATTGGTGAAGTTTATTGAGCCTGGATGTGATGATGTTGGTAGAATAAGACATGACAACTCAGTAGCAGAAAATTACAGCAAACTCAATCTTGCTCTTGCGGTGATGCATGAATGTTTTGAGTCCCTAAAACAAAGTTTATCTAGCAGAGATATCATTGAAGATGTTATATTCGGCAGAAG GTCAGAGCTAAGGCGATTAAATTTCCAGGGTTTCTATACTGTACTACTTGAGAGAAATGAAGAAGTGGTTTCTGTGGCAACTGTTAG GGTCCACGGGGAGAAGGTAGCAGAAGTACCTTTTGTTGGTACAAGATTACACTACCGTCGACATGGATTTTGTCGCATTCTGATGAGTGGTCTTGAACAG TTGCTGATGCAATTAGGTGTGGGGAGGCTTGTTTTGCCGGCTGTTCCTAGTACGCTGAAGACATGGACTGACTCTTTTGGTTTTGCAAAGATGACCGTTTCTGAGAGGTCTAAATTTCTGGACAACACCTTCTTAAATTTTGAGGGTAGCATCATGTGCCATAAGCTGTTGATCACGATTCCACCTCCATATTCTGGCTTCTTAATACCTAATTTTGAGA AGTCACATTCCAGATGTCATGTTTTACCTCAATATACCGTTGACCTCAATCAGTCTATTTCAGTATCAGAAGGAGGGATGATATATCAGCAAACGGGGAA TACTTGTTCAGGCAACAACAATGGCGACAACAATGATTTTGTTACTAGTGTTACTGTTCCAGTCAACAACATG GAGAAAGAAGTTCCTGGTGATCAACAGTATCTTAATGGAAGCAGCTCACAGTTGGTTCATGAAAAACAAGGTGACGAGTACAACAGTCAAAAGAAAGTAAGGTATCTGCATAAGGGGAGCTTCTGA